From a single Bacillus pseudomycoides DSM 12442 genomic region:
- a CDS encoding response regulator, whose translation MKIKLLLVEDHHIVRRGLVFFLKTKEEFEIIGEAENGEEALAFVRKERPDVVLMDLSMPKMDGIEATKRLKQYDATIKILMLSSFSEQDYVLPAMEAGADGYQLKEVQPDQLVASIIAVHQGNANFHPKVTPALLGRPAVKEEKKDSFSMLTKREKEVLREIAKGRSNKEIAAELHITEQTVKTHVSNVLAKLEVDDRTQAALYAVKNGVV comes from the coding sequence TTGAAAATTAAATTATTACTTGTAGAGGATCATCATATTGTGCGAAGGGGACTTGTATTCTTCTTAAAAACGAAAGAGGAATTTGAAATTATAGGAGAAGCAGAGAATGGGGAAGAGGCGTTAGCGTTTGTTCGAAAAGAAAGGCCAGATGTAGTATTAATGGATTTATCAATGCCGAAAATGGATGGAATTGAAGCGACAAAAAGATTGAAGCAATATGATGCGACAATTAAAATCCTTATGTTAAGCAGTTTTTCAGAGCAAGATTACGTTCTTCCAGCGATGGAAGCTGGTGCGGATGGTTATCAACTAAAAGAAGTACAGCCAGATCAACTTGTTGCTTCTATTATTGCTGTACATCAAGGCAATGCAAATTTCCATCCGAAAGTAACGCCTGCTTTGTTAGGACGACCGGCAGTGAAAGAGGAAAAAAAAGATAGTTTTTCTATGCTGACAAAAAGGGAAAAAGAAGTACTGCGTGAAATTGCGAAAGGAAGAAGTAATAAAGAAATTGCAGCAGAGCTTCATATTACAGAACAGACAGTTAAAACACATGTTTCAAATGTACTTGCTAAATTAGAAGTAGATGATCGGACGCAAGCGGCTTTGTATGCTGTAAAAAATGGTGTTGTATAG
- a CDS encoding YdcF family protein — MNKWILLVILLFPPLCIMYMTYRMKKVACEKLSDNAPYVLILGAKLFGDKPSLSLQNRLDVALMYLNSHPETKVIVSGGQGEDEDIPEAHSMRNYLIKHGIEENRIFIEDRSTSTYENLKFSMDLYHVMHAVVVSNTYHLYRTKIIAKRLGMQMESLAAPTPRRSEKKAYIREYAAIIKTVLFDH; from the coding sequence ATGAACAAATGGATACTACTTGTTATTTTATTATTTCCACCATTATGCATAATGTATATGACATATCGAATGAAAAAAGTTGCTTGTGAAAAGTTAAGTGATAACGCTCCATATGTATTAATTTTAGGTGCAAAATTATTTGGGGATAAACCTTCTTTATCTCTTCAAAATCGACTGGATGTAGCCTTAATGTATTTAAATTCTCATCCGGAAACAAAAGTAATTGTATCTGGAGGACAAGGTGAAGATGAGGACATTCCTGAAGCACATAGCATGCGAAATTATTTAATAAAGCATGGAATTGAAGAGAATCGTATTTTCATTGAGGATCGTTCGACAAGTACTTATGAAAATCTAAAGTTTAGCATGGATTTATATCATGTAATGCACGCGGTAGTTGTGAGTAATACATATCATCTATATCGAACAAAAATTATTGCTAAGCGTTTAGGAATGCAGATGGAGTCACTCGCGGCACCAACACCAAGGCGTTCAGAGAAGAAAGCATATATACGTGAATATGCAGCAATTATTAAAACAGTATTATTCGATCATTAG
- a CDS encoding ABC transporter ATP-binding protein, whose product MIRFNHVSKAYEDGTKAVDSLHLEIKKGEFFVLIGPSGCGKTTTMKMINRLIETTEGSISIDGKDIQDYNIHELRWDIGYVLQQIALFPHMTIAENIAIVPEMRKWSKEKVQERVDELLDMVGLDPDVYRNRMPDELSGGQKQRVGVVRALAANPKIVLMDEPFSALDPLSREQLQKDIVELQKKIQKTIVFVTHDMQEALTLGDRICVMRKGKIVQLDTPEGIIHNPVNDFVEEFIGNRVRPWYEGKSIEDVLPLASDRKVDNDVLPLSLHASLQEALIRLEAEEAIPIEREGQYVGTLTSRHIVAYLAGQMKERG is encoded by the coding sequence GTGATTCGATTTAATCATGTGTCAAAAGCATATGAAGATGGTACAAAAGCAGTAGATTCATTACATTTAGAAATTAAAAAAGGAGAGTTTTTTGTCCTTATCGGTCCGAGTGGTTGCGGAAAAACAACAACGATGAAAATGATTAATCGTTTAATTGAAACGACAGAAGGTTCCATCTCTATCGATGGAAAAGACATCCAAGATTACAATATTCATGAATTGCGTTGGGATATCGGGTACGTTCTGCAACAAATTGCATTGTTTCCTCATATGACAATTGCTGAAAATATTGCGATTGTACCTGAAATGAGAAAATGGAGTAAAGAAAAAGTTCAAGAGCGTGTGGATGAGTTACTTGATATGGTTGGATTAGATCCAGATGTATATCGAAATCGTATGCCTGATGAATTATCTGGTGGACAGAAGCAACGTGTGGGAGTGGTAAGAGCACTGGCTGCTAACCCGAAAATCGTTCTCATGGATGAACCATTTAGCGCGCTAGATCCATTAAGCCGAGAACAGTTGCAAAAGGATATTGTAGAATTACAGAAAAAAATTCAAAAAACAATCGTGTTCGTGACACATGATATGCAAGAAGCGTTAACACTTGGTGATCGTATTTGCGTGATGAGAAAAGGAAAAATCGTTCAATTAGATACACCGGAAGGAATCATACATAACCCAGTAAATGATTTTGTAGAAGAATTTATTGGAAATCGTGTTCGCCCTTGGTATGAAGGGAAGAGCATTGAAGATGTGTTGCCACTTGCGAGTGATAGAAAAGTAGACAATGATGTTTTACCTCTATCTCTGCATGCTTCACTACAAGAGGCGTTGATTCGTTTGGAAGCAGAAGAGGCAATCCCGATTGAAAGAGAGGGGCAATACGTGGGGACATTAACGAGCCGTCATATTGTGGCATATTTGGCTGGACAAATGAAGGAGAGGGGGTAA
- a CDS encoding ABC transporter permease/substrate-binding protein, whose amino-acid sequence MSALLQTFQERKLELLSALIEHLQISLISLFFAVMIAVPLGILLTRRERIAEFIIGTSAVMQTIPSLALLGLLIPLVGIGKVPAIIALVVYALLPILRNTYTGIRKLDASLIEAARAMGMNSFRRLWRVELPLALPIIMAGIRTAMVLIVGTATLAALIGAGGLGKLILLGIDRNDHALIVLGAVPAALLALFFDGVLRMFESTGRSPKRIISAICIIVVVIAAPFLWNTQKKDIVIAGKLGAEPEILIQMYKQLIEQDTDLDVELKPGLGKTAFVFEALKSGEIDMYPEFSGTALSTFVKEDPKSTNRKEVYEQARLGMEKKYHMVMLKPMEYNNTYALAMPRKVAEQYNVKTISDLRNVAANVKAGFTLEFADREDGYKGMQKLYNFQIANVTTMEPKLRYGAIESGEVTVIDAYSTDSELEQYGLQVLEDDKGLFPPYQGAPLLRKETLDKYPELEQTLNKLAGKISDEDMRKMNYEVNVNGKSAERVAKQFLEKEGLIH is encoded by the coding sequence GTGTCTGCATTATTACAAACGTTTCAGGAACGAAAATTAGAATTACTTAGTGCGCTGATTGAGCACTTACAAATTTCACTTATTTCTTTATTCTTTGCGGTGATGATTGCAGTTCCACTCGGTATTTTGTTAACGAGAAGAGAGCGAATTGCTGAGTTTATTATAGGCACATCTGCTGTTATGCAAACAATTCCCTCATTGGCTTTACTAGGGCTTTTAATTCCGCTTGTTGGTATTGGAAAGGTGCCAGCAATTATCGCGCTAGTTGTGTATGCGTTATTGCCAATTTTACGAAATACATATACGGGAATCCGTAAGTTAGATGCATCGCTTATTGAAGCAGCCAGAGCGATGGGAATGAATAGCTTTAGAAGATTATGGAGAGTAGAACTTCCTCTTGCATTGCCAATTATAATGGCTGGAATTCGTACGGCAATGGTATTGATTGTCGGAACAGCTACGTTAGCTGCTTTAATAGGAGCTGGAGGGCTTGGAAAACTTATTTTACTCGGTATAGATCGAAATGACCATGCTCTTATCGTATTAGGGGCTGTACCAGCCGCATTGTTAGCTTTATTCTTTGACGGAGTACTTCGGATGTTTGAAAGCACTGGACGCTCTCCTAAGCGAATTATATCGGCAATATGTATCATTGTAGTTGTTATAGCTGCACCATTTCTATGGAATACGCAAAAGAAAGATATTGTGATTGCTGGAAAGCTGGGAGCTGAACCAGAAATTTTAATTCAAATGTATAAGCAGCTGATCGAGCAAGATACTGATTTAGATGTAGAATTGAAACCAGGACTTGGGAAAACAGCATTTGTTTTTGAAGCTTTAAAATCAGGGGAAATTGATATGTATCCTGAATTTTCAGGGACTGCTTTATCTACTTTTGTAAAAGAAGACCCAAAAAGTACAAATCGTAAAGAAGTATATGAACAAGCACGTCTAGGGATGGAAAAGAAATATCATATGGTGATGCTAAAGCCGATGGAATATAACAATACATATGCACTTGCAATGCCAAGAAAAGTTGCAGAGCAGTATAATGTGAAAACAATCTCAGATTTACGAAATGTTGCAGCAAATGTTAAGGCTGGATTTACGTTAGAGTTTGCAGATCGGGAAGACGGCTATAAAGGGATGCAAAAATTGTATAATTTCCAGATTGCAAACGTAACAACAATGGAGCCGAAGTTACGATATGGTGCAATTGAGTCGGGGGAGGTTACTGTTATTGATGCTTATTCTACTGACAGCGAACTTGAACAATATGGCCTCCAAGTACTAGAAGATGATAAAGGGTTATTCCCACCTTACCAAGGAGCTCCTTTATTAAGAAAAGAAACGCTTGATAAATATCCTGAACTTGAACAGACATTAAATAAACTTGCTGGGAAAATATCAGATGAAGATATGAGAAAAATGAATTATGAAGTAAATGTAAATGGTAAAAGTGCAGAAAGAGTAGCGAAACAATTTTTAGAAAAAGAGGGATTGATTCATTAA
- a CDS encoding VOC family protein yields MITHFSELRLQTVSIQGVEQVYGERLGIPILLKTDKQISFRLAPHVTLSFEEAYEPISPAHFAFQVPFSKFYEAAKRIQESGLLIVKWEDGHDIDEEDNRLNLYFRDGDGNLLEIIAHKYIDEGVLVPHTPLNILYMREIGCPVENVPIFREWLKSNLCMKTFEDGGIFNFMIGGTAHIVASWKGRTWIPIAMKALPPKIHVSFGTPSLHFIQKVQNHLRQNDVPCQFSKNELSFVQEGYSFSIQHTPHFKADIPNKLNLPLSI; encoded by the coding sequence ATGATTACACATTTTTCAGAGCTGAGATTACAGACAGTATCTATTCAAGGCGTAGAACAAGTATATGGAGAACGCCTCGGGATCCCAATTTTATTAAAAACGGATAAACAGATAAGTTTTCGATTAGCGCCACATGTAACTTTATCTTTTGAAGAAGCATATGAGCCAATTTCACCTGCTCATTTTGCTTTTCAAGTACCATTTTCAAAATTTTATGAAGCAGCAAAACGGATTCAGGAATCTGGTTTGCTTATTGTAAAATGGGAAGACGGTCATGACATTGATGAAGAGGATAATCGATTAAATTTATATTTTCGCGATGGGGATGGAAATCTTCTAGAGATTATTGCACATAAATATATTGATGAAGGTGTTCTAGTTCCACATACACCTTTAAACATTCTTTATATGAGAGAAATAGGTTGCCCAGTTGAAAATGTACCTATATTTAGAGAATGGCTAAAATCTAATTTATGCATGAAAACATTTGAAGATGGTGGGATTTTCAACTTTATGATTGGTGGCACAGCCCATATTGTTGCAAGTTGGAAGGGGAGAACTTGGATTCCAATTGCAATGAAAGCTTTGCCTCCAAAGATACATGTTTCATTTGGAACACCAAGTCTACACTTCATACAAAAGGTTCAGAATCATCTAAGACAAAATGATGTACCTTGTCAGTTTAGTAAGAATGAACTATCGTTTGTTCAAGAAGGATATTCTTTTTCTATACAACATACTCCGCATTTTAAAGCTGATATTCCTAATAAGTTAAATTTGCCACTTTCTATTTAA
- a CDS encoding NADPH-dependent FMN reductase: MKLVVINGTPRKFGRTRVIAKYIAEQFEGELYDLATEQLPLYNGEESQRELEAVTKLKTIVKEADGVVLCTPEYHNAMSGALKNALDFLSSSEFVHKPVALLAVAGGGKGGINALNSMRIVARGVYANAIPKQVVLDGLYVQDGELSEDAKPLIHDLFKELKAYMSVYKEVKKQLGVE, encoded by the coding sequence ATGAAATTAGTTGTAATTAACGGAACACCACGTAAATTTGGTAGAACACGTGTCATTGCAAAATATATTGCAGAACAATTTGAAGGAGAGTTATATGATTTAGCAACAGAACAATTGCCTTTATATAACGGTGAAGAATCACAACGTGAACTAGAAGCGGTAACTAAATTAAAAACAATAGTGAAAGAAGCTGATGGTGTTGTCCTTTGCACACCTGAATATCATAATGCGATGAGTGGTGCGCTCAAAAATGCATTAGATTTCTTAAGTAGCAGTGAATTTGTCCATAAACCAGTTGCTTTATTGGCGGTTGCAGGCGGCGGAAAAGGCGGTATAAACGCGCTTAATAGCATGCGGATTGTCGCGCGAGGCGTATATGCAAATGCGATTCCAAAACAAGTTGTACTAGACGGTTTATACGTACAAGATGGTGAACTTAGTGAAGATGCAAAACCATTAATTCATGATCTTTTCAAAGAGTTAAAAGCATATATGAGCGTGTATAAAGAAGTGAAAAAGCAATTAGGGGTGGAGTGA
- a CDS encoding DUF1801 domain-containing protein, with amino-acid sequence MYKLKTTETNNSVIEFIENVDSLKKREDAYQLLDIFTETTGYPAKMWGPSIIGFGTYHYKYASGHEGDAPLVGFSPRKAKISLYFATGDPKREELLKDFGKHTSGKACIYINKVADIDLNVLKALIKQSVGFLQETYPDR; translated from the coding sequence ATGTATAAACTCAAAACAACAGAAACCAACAATAGTGTAATCGAGTTTATTGAAAATGTTGACAGCCTAAAAAAACGAGAAGACGCATATCAGTTATTAGATATCTTTACTGAAACAACAGGTTATCCAGCAAAGATGTGGGGACCAAGCATAATTGGATTTGGTACATACCACTATAAATATGCATCTGGTCATGAAGGAGATGCACCATTAGTAGGCTTTTCCCCTCGTAAAGCCAAGATTAGTTTATATTTTGCGACGGGTGACCCTAAGCGAGAAGAATTATTAAAAGACTTTGGAAAACATACATCTGGAAAAGCGTGTATATACATTAATAAAGTAGCAGATATTGATCTTAATGTTCTAAAAGCATTAATTAAACAATCTGTCGGTTTTTTACAAGAAACGTATCCAGATCGTTAA